A stretch of Triticum aestivum cultivar Chinese Spring chromosome 1D, IWGSC CS RefSeq v2.1, whole genome shotgun sequence DNA encodes these proteins:
- the LOC123165867 gene encoding glutathione S-transferase 4, with the protein MAPALKVYGWAVSPFVARPLLCLEEAGVDYELIPMKREAGDHLLPDFLAKNPFGQVPVLEDGDLTLFESRAIARHVLRKYKPELLVGDGSPESAAMVDVWLEVEAHQHHPVAGAISIQCLLVPLLGGTRDQAIVDENVVKLRKVLEVYEARLSASKYLAGESVSLADLSHFPLMHYFMETEYASLVEERPHVKAWWEELKARPAARKVKEFMSPDFGLGNKAEQ; encoded by the exons ATGGCGCCGGCGCTCAAGGTGTACGGGTGGGCGGTCTCGCCGTTCGTGGCACGCCCCCTGCTGTGCCTGGAGGAGGCAGGCGTCGACTACGAGCTCATCCCCATGAAACGCGAGGCCGGTGACCACCTTCTGCCGGACTTCCTCGCCAAGAACCCCTTCGGCCAGGTCCCCGTTCTCGAGGACGGCGACCTCACCCTCTTCG AGTCGCGCGCAATTGCGAGGCACGTGCTTCGCAAGTACAAGCCGGAGCTGCTGGTGGGCGACGGCTCGCCGGAGTCGGCGGCGATGGTGGACGTGTGGCTGGAGGTGGAGGCCCACCAGCACCACCCCGTGGCGGGCGCCATCTCGATCCAGTGCCTCCTCGTCCCGCTACTCGGCGGCACGCGCGACCAGGCCATCGTCGACGAGAACGTTGTCAAGCTGAGGAAGGTGCTGGAGGTGTACGAGGCGCGGTTGTCGGCGTCCAAGTATCTCGCCGGGGAGTCGGTCAGCCTCGCCGACCTCAGCCACTTCCCGCTCATGCACTACTTCATGGAGACGGAGTACGCGTCGCTGGTGGAGGAGCGCCCGCATGTCAAGGCGTGGTGGGAGGAGCTCAAGGCCAGGCCGGCGGCGAGGAAGGTCAAGGAGTTCATGTCACCGGACTTTGGGCTGGGGAACAAGGCAGAGCAGTGA
- the LOC123165874 gene encoding uncharacterized protein At5g39865-like produces the protein MGCVSSTFTEDDERRIIGVSASASHIVSLTSSTYGILTYNLAASPSTTKSTPPPPPPPPPVPPLSLPSCRAKPKPPSDEQPEAEVINSWELMAGLHDPSTPAKSKSPRGPARREAGDRPPRPIRFPLRAIDGNAAARVPPPPQRCPPGGARCAVLYTTTLRAVRATFEACNAARAALQSHGVAFRERDVSMDRGFRDELRALLLPGAPAALPRLFVRGRHVGGAEEVLRLDEEGALAPLLEGLPRARSHGCCDGCGGMRFLPCFDCSGSRKVLSGVGAAVKGRPERGVVLRCRECNENGLVLCPICS, from the coding sequence ATGGGGTGCGTGTCGTCGACCTTCACCGAGGACGACGAGCGCCGGATCATCGGGGTATCCGCCTCCGCGTCCCACATCGTCTCCCTCACCTCCTCCACCTACGGCATCCTCACCTACAACCTCGCCGCCTCCCCTTCCACCACCAAATCCAcaccccctccaccgccgccgcctccgcccgtcccACCGCTCTCGCTCCCCTCCTGCAGGGCCAAGCCCAAGCCGCCCTCCGACGAGCAGCCGGAGGCGGAGGTCATCAACTCGTGGGAGCTCATGGCCGGCCTACACGACCCCTCCACCCCGGCCAAATCCAAGTCCCCGCGCGGCCCCGCCCGCAGGGAAGCCGGCGACCGCCCGCCCCGCCCCATCCGCTTCCCGCTCCGCGCCATCGACGGCAACGCCGCGGCGCGCGTCCCACCTCCGCCGCAGCGCTGCCCGCCCGGCGGCGCGCGCTGCGCGGTGCTCTACACCACCACGCTCCGCGCCGTGCGCGCCACCTTCGAGGCCTGCAACGCGGCGCGCGCGGCGCTGCAGTCCCACGGCGTCGCCTTCCGCGAGCGCGACGTCTCCATGGACCGCGGCTTCCGGGACGAGCTCCGCGCGCTGCTCCTCCCGGGCGCCCCGGCGGCGCTGCCGCGGCTGTTCGTGCGGGGCCGCCACGTGGGCGGCGCGGAGGAGGTGCTGCGGCTGGACGAGGAGGGCGCGCTGGCGCCGCTGCTGGAGGGCCTCCCCCGCGCGCGCTCCCACGGCTGCTGCGACGGCTGCGGCGGCATGAGGTTCCTCCCCTGCTTCGACTGCTCCGGCAGCCGCAAGGTGCTGTCCGGCGTCGGCGCTGCGGTGAAAGGGCGCCCGGAGAGAGGCGTGGTGCTCCGATGCCGGGAGTGCAACGAGAACGGCCTCGTGCTCTGCCCCATCTGCTCCTGA